One Citricoccus sp. K5 DNA window includes the following coding sequences:
- a CDS encoding MaoC family dehydratase, with translation MSTPLTTPVTVTLDELPGLRGRTLGPSGWRTISQEDIDVFADLTGDHNPIHVDEAFAASSVYGTRIAHGLLSLSIVVPHLSQLWKVTGAGVGINYGLNKVRFPAPTPAGARVRARAEVLEVTELDGGWQVVLKVTYELEGGEKPVCVAEFVLRYYR, from the coding sequence ATGAGCACCCCATTGACCACCCCGGTCACCGTGACCCTGGACGAGCTCCCCGGCCTGCGGGGCCGGACCCTGGGCCCGTCGGGCTGGCGGACCATCAGCCAGGAGGACATCGACGTCTTCGCGGACCTGACGGGGGACCACAATCCAATCCACGTGGACGAGGCCTTCGCCGCCAGCAGCGTCTATGGCACGCGGATCGCCCACGGACTGCTGTCCCTGAGCATCGTCGTCCCGCACCTGTCCCAGCTGTGGAAGGTGACCGGGGCCGGCGTCGGGATCAACTACGGCCTCAACAAGGTGCGCTTCCCGGCACCCACGCCGGCCGGTGCCCGGGTCCGGGCCCGGGCCGAGGTGCTGGAGGTGACGGAGCTCGACGGCGGATGGCAGGTCGTCCTGAAGGTCACCTATGAGCTCGAGGGCGGTGAGAAGCCGGTCTGCGTGGCCGAGTTCGTCCTGAGGTACTACCGATGA
- a CDS encoding ABC transporter ATP-binding protein — translation MVQTSPAGVRSDAPTPENNPPEAAPATFSIKSVSKVFATKTQRTEALQDINLDISEGETVSLIGRSGCGKSTLLRIMAGLLPPTEGNVYVSGKPLWKGHAVESGVLEQLGVVFQEPHLFPWFDITDNIALPLKLRGVGKVERRRRATELADLVGLGDFLKSYPRELSGGMRQRVAIARALSRDPELLLMDEPFGALDALTREKMNLELQRITLATEATVVFVTHDISEAVFIGDRVVQLTPRPGRIQSIVEVGLDRPRPLDVQATEAFGSTVRDLRHALESEES, via the coding sequence GTGGTGCAGACCAGCCCAGCAGGCGTCAGGTCAGACGCCCCCACGCCTGAGAACAACCCACCGGAGGCGGCACCGGCCACCTTCTCCATCAAGTCCGTGTCCAAGGTCTTCGCGACCAAGACCCAGCGCACCGAGGCACTCCAGGACATCAACCTGGACATCTCCGAGGGCGAGACGGTCTCCCTGATCGGCCGCTCCGGCTGTGGCAAGTCCACCCTGCTGCGCATCATGGCCGGACTGCTGCCGCCCACCGAGGGCAACGTCTACGTCTCCGGAAAGCCGCTCTGGAAGGGACATGCCGTGGAAAGCGGCGTGCTGGAGCAGCTCGGGGTGGTCTTCCAGGAACCCCACCTGTTCCCGTGGTTCGACATCACGGACAACATCGCCCTGCCCCTCAAGCTCCGCGGTGTGGGCAAGGTCGAGCGCCGCCGCCGGGCCACCGAACTGGCCGATCTGGTGGGCCTCGGTGATTTCCTGAAGTCCTACCCGCGCGAGCTCTCCGGCGGCATGCGTCAGCGGGTGGCCATCGCCCGAGCCCTGAGCCGGGACCCCGAACTGCTGCTCATGGACGAGCCCTTCGGCGCCCTGGACGCCCTGACCCGGGAGAAGATGAACCTGGAACTCCAGCGCATCACCCTGGCCACCGAGGCCACCGTCGTCTTCGTCACGCACGACATCTCCGAGGCGGTCTTCATCGGGGACCGGGTGGTGCAGCTGACCCCACGCCCGGGACGCATCCAGTCCATCGTGGAGGTCGGCCTCGACCGCCCCCGCCCGCTCGACGTCCAGGCCACCGAGGCCTTCGGCTCCACCGTCCGCGATCTCCGGCACGCTCTGGAAAGCGAGGAATCATGA